Proteins encoded within one genomic window of Anser cygnoides isolate HZ-2024a breed goose chromosome 35, Taihu_goose_T2T_genome, whole genome shotgun sequence:
- the LOC136788351 gene encoding butyrophilin subfamily 3 member A2-like isoform X1, translating to MGLPLCCSRPSLTSHARGLLTSLFTLLFLWLGSAQLRVEGPDQPLPATVGQDVVLPCHLSPQRDARSLEVRWIRDEFSETVHHYRNGEDLYGEQMEAYVGRTELARDGLSAGNLDLRITGLRPSDDGLYVCTVGDAYNEAIVELEVSATGADPHLSLGGYEARGVRVLCRSAGWYPLPQLLWRDARGQHLPSVSQTHSQDQEGLFEIEGAIIVTGSVEGPLSCMVRSSRIQQERESSLHIASPFFHNAQPWMVALALVLVLLAVSIGLGVYLFRKKVTQSRELVNRDAKLEEQPAEIEEKDARLAELAAKVEEQSAELEKQAAELVRKDAKMVEQAAELAWRRCLLPQNRVKVTLDADTAHPMLVLSQDQTSVRRETEWQQVPDTPERFDTCCCVLGREEFREGRHFWEVEGEGEWLKFSWWAVGVARASVKRKGEIDTSPGEGIWAVEYYYEHLKSLTSPPTHLSLSPVPTRIWVCLDCTQQQVSFINADNGVEIFTFTAASFNGESIHPWFLLKKRGIQLCLRDSTL from the exons ATGGGGCTCCCCTTGTGCTGCAGCCGCCCCAGCCTCACCAGCCATGCCAGGGGCCTCCTGACTTCCCTCTTCACTCTACTCTTCCTCTGGCTGGGCTCAG cccagctcagagtGGAGGGACCAGACCAGCCTCTCCCTGCCACCGTGGGGCAGGAtgtcgtgctgccctgccacttGTCCCCTCAACGGGATGCTCGCAGCTTGGAGGTCAGGTGGATCCGGGATGAGTTCTCTGAGACAGTGCACCACTACCGCAATGGAGAGGACCTGTACGGGGAGCAGATGGAGGCATATGTCGGGAGGACAGAGTTGGCCAGAGATGGTCTCTCTGCTGGAAACCTGGACTTGAGAATCACGGGGCTGAGACCCTCTGATGATGGCCTGTACGTCTGCACTGTGGGAGATGCTTATAATGAAGCCATTGTGGAGCTGGAGGTGTCAG CCACAGGTGCTGACCCCCACCTCTCCCTGGGGGGCTACGAGGCCAGAGGCGTCCGGGTGCTGTGTCGATCGGCCGGCTGGTACCCACTGCCGCAGCTGCTGTGGAGGGATGCTCGTGGGCAGCATCTGCCCTCGGTCTCCCAGACACATTCCCAGGACCAGGAGGGGCTCTTTGAAATCGAAGGCGCCATCATCGTGACCGGGAGCGTGGAGGGCCCCTTGTCCTGCATGGTCAGGAGCAGCCGCATCCAGCAGGAGCGGGAATCATCCCTGCACATCGCAT CTCCCTTCTTCCACAATGCCCAGCCCTGGATGGTGGCTCTGGCTCTGGTCCTCGTGCTTTTGGCTGTGTCCATTGGCCTCGGTGTTTATCTCTTTCGAAAGAAAG tgacACAGAGCCGAGAGCTGG tgaaTAGAGATGCAAAGCTGG aggAACAACCTGCAGAGATCG aggaaaaagatgcaaGACTGG cgGAACTGGCTGCCAAAGTGG aggaacaatctgcagagctgg agaaacaagctgcagagctgg tgaGAAAAGATGCAAAGATGG TGgaacaagctgcagagctgg CATGGAGAAGGTGTCTTCTGCCTCAAAATAGAG tgaAGGTGACCCTGGATGCAGACACAGCTCATCCCATGCTTGTCCTGTCTCAGGACCAAACGAGTGTGAGACGGGAAACTGAATGGCAGCAGGTTCCTGACACACCAGAGAGATTTGACACTTGTTGCTGCGTGCTGGGCCGTGAGGAGTTCAGAGAGGGGAGGCACTTTTGGGAggtggagggagagggggagtgGCTAAAGTTTTCTTGGTGGGCTGTGGGGGTGGCCAGGGCATCTgtgaagaggaagggggagatcGACACGAGCCCTGGAGAAGGGATCTGGGCTGTGGAGTACTATTATGAACATCTCAAGTCTCTCACATCTCCTCCCACTcacttgtccctgtcccctgtccctacGAGGATCTGGGTCTGTCTGGACTGTACCCAGCAGCAGGTGTCTTTTATCAACGCTGACAACGGGGTCGAGATCTTCACTTTCACAGCAGCCTCCTTCAATGGGGAGAGCATCCACCCCTGGTTCCTCTTGAAGAAACGGGGAATTCAGCTGTGCCTGAGGGACAGCACCCTGTag
- the LOC136788351 gene encoding butyrophilin subfamily 1 member A1-like isoform X2 encodes MGLPLCCSRPSLTSHARGLLTSLFTLLFLWLGSAQLRVEGPDQPLPATVGQDVVLPCHLSPQRDARSLEVRWIRDEFSETVHHYRNGEDLYGEQMEAYVGRTELARDGLSAGNLDLRITGLRPSDDGLYVCTVGDAYNEAIVELEVSAPFFHNAQPWMVALALVLVLLAVSIGLGVYLFRKKVTQSRELVNRDAKLEEQPAEIEEKDARLAELAAKVEEQSAELEKQAAELVRKDAKMVEQAAELAWRRCLLPQNRVKVTLDADTAHPMLVLSQDQTSVRRETEWQQVPDTPERFDTCCCVLGREEFREGRHFWEVEGEGEWLKFSWWAVGVARASVKRKGEIDTSPGEGIWAVEYYYEHLKSLTSPPTHLSLSPVPTRIWVCLDCTQQQVSFINADNGVEIFTFTAASFNGESIHPWFLLKKRGIQLCLRDSTL; translated from the exons ATGGGGCTCCCCTTGTGCTGCAGCCGCCCCAGCCTCACCAGCCATGCCAGGGGCCTCCTGACTTCCCTCTTCACTCTACTCTTCCTCTGGCTGGGCTCAG cccagctcagagtGGAGGGACCAGACCAGCCTCTCCCTGCCACCGTGGGGCAGGAtgtcgtgctgccctgccacttGTCCCCTCAACGGGATGCTCGCAGCTTGGAGGTCAGGTGGATCCGGGATGAGTTCTCTGAGACAGTGCACCACTACCGCAATGGAGAGGACCTGTACGGGGAGCAGATGGAGGCATATGTCGGGAGGACAGAGTTGGCCAGAGATGGTCTCTCTGCTGGAAACCTGGACTTGAGAATCACGGGGCTGAGACCCTCTGATGATGGCCTGTACGTCTGCACTGTGGGAGATGCTTATAATGAAGCCATTGTGGAGCTGGAGGTGTCAG CTCCCTTCTTCCACAATGCCCAGCCCTGGATGGTGGCTCTGGCTCTGGTCCTCGTGCTTTTGGCTGTGTCCATTGGCCTCGGTGTTTATCTCTTTCGAAAGAAAG tgacACAGAGCCGAGAGCTGG tgaaTAGAGATGCAAAGCTGG aggAACAACCTGCAGAGATCG aggaaaaagatgcaaGACTGG cgGAACTGGCTGCCAAAGTGG aggaacaatctgcagagctgg agaaacaagctgcagagctgg tgaGAAAAGATGCAAAGATGG TGgaacaagctgcagagctgg CATGGAGAAGGTGTCTTCTGCCTCAAAATAGAG tgaAGGTGACCCTGGATGCAGACACAGCTCATCCCATGCTTGTCCTGTCTCAGGACCAAACGAGTGTGAGACGGGAAACTGAATGGCAGCAGGTTCCTGACACACCAGAGAGATTTGACACTTGTTGCTGCGTGCTGGGCCGTGAGGAGTTCAGAGAGGGGAGGCACTTTTGGGAggtggagggagagggggagtgGCTAAAGTTTTCTTGGTGGGCTGTGGGGGTGGCCAGGGCATCTgtgaagaggaagggggagatcGACACGAGCCCTGGAGAAGGGATCTGGGCTGTGGAGTACTATTATGAACATCTCAAGTCTCTCACATCTCCTCCCACTcacttgtccctgtcccctgtccctacGAGGATCTGGGTCTGTCTGGACTGTACCCAGCAGCAGGTGTCTTTTATCAACGCTGACAACGGGGTCGAGATCTTCACTTTCACAGCAGCCTCCTTCAATGGGGAGAGCATCCACCCCTGGTTCCTCTTGAAGAAACGGGGAATTCAGCTGTGCCTGAGGGACAGCACCCTGTag